The Fibrobacter sp. UWP2 genome includes a window with the following:
- a CDS encoding OmpA family protein — protein MKRVVTGLALALAVGAFASHPQTINKYGFVGVNKTQSAQSLGHSKLVFVLLGDATFGNDMFPQYPGLFGENNEVLAPGGYSLRDNSHRATVNDYTGASAYTGFAIGIFNYFDIGATLPIYYDQFTGETACSAEEVQAGQCDPSALPSTKVGYIGNLRGDIKIRFPLPEDQPMDVAVFGQVAAGTANAEKQGIWIREPEYINKVNRIARPFGTKNTTITGGLAVTADFDKIDAIPLLIHLNGGYRYTTNGDYLSLPFMSAAADIYFTDFLSLFVEYYWDIELDDFSMCTGYDAAGNCNQTYDESLDMKQLTGALVFHLPIGLDIHVGASYYLGKDNFITGTSVLENSERPAGVAVYQTRVNPEYAVYGGLTWSGFLLPQDRDGDGVTDDEDDCPDDVGHRLNKGCPLGNPDADEDGVCDGWVAEKGFEDEFADVCEGVDECPNESGEGEDGCPLDEPDMDKDGVCDPWVSQKKMTKKFKDICEGIDECPSQPGTVAFAGCPTKAPDPDNDGMCSPWVTDEGVLGDFADQCKGYDMCPGESGPKANKGCPWDDPDADGDGLCDAWVTEKKMGYYFEKAAEDDKIKNEWFIEKTCKGIDKCPSEFGPASNEGCPLGNPDTDEDGICDAWVTEKGLLDQYDGICSGIDKCPTEKGEAFAQGCPMDNPDADGDSLCASWVSEKGMTKDFKDMCHGVDKCPAEAGPEWNKGCPAENPDPDGDSLCSPWVTKQKMLDQFKDICTGYDRCEDEAGPSWNKGCPMEDDPDADKDGVCSEWVSNKKLQKEFEGTCTGIDRCPDVPGDDGHGCPKKAVEKLDGVTFKSGKATLESNAKMILKNVAKKLNTDEYKDLNIVIQGHTDNVGKEKTNEKLSKQRAESVMKELAKAGVNKKRIKAIGLGSSCPVDDNSTADGREMNRRIEMHFVTPDNDGTKCESNYVP, from the coding sequence ATGAAACGAGTAGTAACGGGGTTAGCATTGGCGCTTGCAGTAGGCGCGTTTGCTAGCCACCCACAGACCATTAACAAGTATGGTTTTGTCGGTGTCAACAAGACACAGTCCGCCCAGTCCCTGGGACATTCCAAATTGGTGTTTGTTTTGCTTGGCGATGCCACATTCGGCAACGACATGTTCCCGCAGTATCCGGGCTTGTTCGGTGAGAATAATGAGGTCCTCGCCCCTGGCGGATATTCGTTGAGGGACAACTCGCATAGAGCGACCGTCAACGACTATACCGGTGCCAGCGCCTATACGGGTTTTGCCATCGGCATTTTCAACTACTTTGATATTGGCGCCACGCTCCCGATTTACTACGACCAGTTCACCGGTGAAACGGCGTGTTCTGCGGAAGAAGTGCAGGCCGGTCAGTGTGACCCCTCGGCGTTGCCTTCGACCAAGGTTGGCTACATAGGCAACCTCCGCGGCGACATCAAGATTCGTTTCCCGCTCCCTGAAGACCAGCCCATGGATGTGGCTGTGTTCGGCCAGGTGGCTGCCGGTACGGCGAATGCCGAAAAGCAGGGTATTTGGATTCGTGAGCCGGAATACATCAACAAGGTCAATCGAATCGCCCGTCCGTTCGGTACCAAGAACACGACCATCACTGGCGGTTTGGCTGTGACGGCGGACTTCGACAAGATTGACGCCATCCCGCTCCTCATCCACTTGAACGGCGGCTACCGCTACACCACGAACGGCGACTACCTTTCGCTCCCGTTCATGAGCGCCGCTGCCGACATTTACTTTACCGACTTCCTCTCCTTGTTCGTGGAATACTACTGGGACATCGAGTTGGATGACTTTAGCATGTGCACCGGCTACGATGCGGCTGGCAACTGCAACCAGACTTATGACGAGAGCCTCGACATGAAACAGCTCACCGGTGCGCTGGTGTTCCACCTGCCCATTGGTCTCGACATCCATGTTGGTGCTTCTTACTACTTGGGCAAGGACAACTTCATTACGGGTACTAGTGTGCTCGAGAATTCCGAACGTCCTGCTGGCGTGGCTGTTTACCAGACCCGCGTGAACCCGGAATACGCCGTGTACGGCGGTCTTACCTGGAGTGGCTTCCTGCTTCCGCAGGACCGCGATGGCGACGGTGTTACGGATGACGAAGACGATTGCCCCGATGACGTTGGTCACCGCTTGAACAAGGGTTGCCCGCTTGGCAATCCTGATGCCGACGAAGACGGCGTTTGCGATGGCTGGGTTGCCGAGAAGGGCTTCGAGGATGAATTTGCTGACGTTTGCGAAGGCGTTGACGAATGCCCGAACGAATCTGGCGAAGGCGAAGACGGTTGCCCGCTCGACGAGCCGGATATGGACAAGGACGGCGTTTGCGATCCTTGGGTGAGCCAGAAGAAGATGACGAAGAAGTTCAAGGATATTTGTGAAGGCATCGACGAATGCCCGAGCCAGCCTGGTACCGTTGCGTTCGCCGGCTGCCCGACCAAGGCTCCGGACCCGGATAACGACGGCATGTGCTCTCCGTGGGTGACCGACGAAGGCGTGCTCGGTGACTTTGCCGACCAGTGCAAGGGCTACGACATGTGTCCGGGTGAATCCGGTCCTAAGGCAAACAAGGGTTGTCCGTGGGATGACCCGGATGCCGACGGTGACGGACTCTGCGACGCCTGGGTGACCGAGAAGAAGATGGGTTACTACTTTGAGAAGGCCGCCGAAGACGACAAGATCAAGAACGAATGGTTCATTGAAAAGACCTGTAAGGGTATCGACAAGTGCCCGTCTGAATTCGGTCCTGCCAGCAACGAAGGCTGCCCGCTCGGCAACCCGGATACTGACGAAGACGGAATCTGCGATGCTTGGGTGACCGAGAAGGGCTTGCTCGACCAGTACGACGGAATTTGCTCCGGCATCGACAAGTGCCCGACCGAAAAGGGTGAAGCGTTTGCCCAGGGTTGCCCGATGGACAATCCGGATGCCGACGGCGACAGCCTCTGCGCTTCTTGGGTCTCCGAGAAGGGCATGACGAAGGACTTCAAGGATATGTGCCACGGCGTCGACAAGTGCCCCGCCGAAGCCGGTCCTGAATGGAACAAGGGTTGCCCGGCCGAGAATCCGGACCCGGATGGCGACTCCCTCTGCTCTCCGTGGGTGACCAAGCAGAAGATGCTTGACCAGTTCAAGGATATTTGTACCGGTTACGACCGTTGCGAAGACGAAGCCGGTCCGTCTTGGAACAAGGGTTGCCCGATGGAAGACGACCCGGATGCCGATAAGGATGGCGTCTGCTCTGAATGGGTCTCTAACAAGAAGCTCCAGAAGGAATTCGAAGGCACCTGCACCGGCATTGACCGCTGCCCGGATGTCCCGGGTGACGATGGCCACGGCTGCCCGAAGAAGGCTGTCGAAAAGCTTGACGGTGTGACCTTCAAGAGCGGCAAGGCCACTCTCGAATCCAACGCTAAGATGATCTTGAAGAACGTTGCCAAGAAGCTCAATACCGACGAGTATAAGGACCTGAACATCGTGATCCAGGGCCATACCGACAACGTTGGTAAGGAAAAGACCAACGAGAAGCTCTCGAAGCAGCGCGCTGAATCCGTGATGAAGGAACTTGCCAAGGCCGGCGTGAACAAGAAGCGCATCAAGGCCATTGGCCTCGGTTCCAGCTGCCCGGTGGACGACAACAGCACCGCCGACGGCCGCGAGATGAACCGCCGTATCGAAATGCACTTCGTAACGCCGGATAACGACGGTACCAAGTGCGAAAGCAACTATGTTCCGTAG